The following proteins are co-located in the Candida dubliniensis CD36 chromosome 3, complete sequence genome:
- a CDS encoding conserved hypothetical protein (spliced gene) codes for MNNRELKKDARIRGSGQRNIQSSQLNINQEPISDRKIKKDSRIRGSGSRNVKVNHLNIDPSENKRLVSQLSSALIKDGDLELSRSSRRKSSILPYKIIERPKISRKSTTKRVSFKENEQQPPPPPPPPPPQQQQQQESDQISNLQNFNDQENFDYSQSNITEDSLIPSIESQIGKPKKRKPSRGKISKNATDSNDSLSTGSILKNTNKLNSKSPKPKSKIDTHSNLIKRHSVSKSISGDNPRRSSIMETSLFGDTESEDSRVKTISNASKKISSGLKKSSNSVESSLISESLTKEVESFQPSPIISKQPNVDIASSEESEVDSEVEDDDDDDDDDDDDDDIGNRNDGAYYDPDYGKPIISRRKRLPIISSRKKRVLPLFDNDNTNVNGGKIRKTLTIDYPSLVNAANTRGRVQRARMLDVLRYLVSSFDPEVPDNRLHLHQRFQKHLLASIDNIRDAATSVEDVAKNIASVQKAKKQLRQMILDLRKDHTDIGNQLNELRLQVTNKKKETESLNMIHNQLQEVKTYIETPDNNNNVKINGNLSATVHMQLSSLQKIANQTSGLRPTLERINNKLETLDNSI; via the exons ATGAATAACagagaattaaaaaaagatgCAAGAATACGAGGTTCAGG TCAACGAAATATACAATCATCTCAATTAAATATCAATCAAGAACCAATATCTGATaggaaaatcaaaaaagatTCACGAATTCGAGGTTCAGGTTCAAGAAATGTAAAagtaaatcatttaaatattgatcCATCAGAAAACAAACGATTAGTGTCTCAACTTTCATCAGCTTTAATTAAAGATGGAGATTTAGAATTATCACGATCAAGTAGAAGAAAATCATCTATACTACCttataaaattattgaacGACCGAAAATATCTCGGAAATCAACTACAAAACGAGTTAgtttcaaagaaaatgaacaacaaccaccaccaccaccaccaccaccaccaccacaacaacaacaacaacaagaatcggatcaaatatcaaatttgcAAAATTTCAATGATCAAGAAAATTTCGACTATTCACAATCAAATATAACTGAAGATTCACTTATACCGTCAATTGAATCACAAATTGGAAAACcgaaaaaaagaaaaccttCACGTGGGAAGATATCAAAAAATGCCACTGACAGTAATGACAGTTTATCAACGGGATcgattttgaaaaacacCAATAAACTAAATTCCAAATCCCCCAAACCAAAATCTAAAATAGACACACATTCAAACTTAATTAAAAGACATTCTGtatctaaatcaatttctggTGATAATCCAAGAAGAAGTTCCATAATGGAAACAAGTCTTTTTGGTGATACTGAAAGTGAAGATTCAAGAGTCAAAACAATATCCAATGCatctaaaaaaatatcatctggtttgaaaaaatcatcaaactCTGTTGAATCTTCACTTATTTCAGAATCATTAACCAAAGAAGTAGAATCATTCCAACCATCACCcataatttcaaaacaacCTAATGTTGACATAGCGTCAAGTGAAGAATCTGAAGTAGACTCGGAGGTGgaggatgatgatgatgatgatgatgatgatgatgacgacgacgacATTGGAAACAGAAATGATGGTGCTTATTATGATCCAGATTATGGCAAACCAATCATATCACGTAGAAAAAGATTACCTATCATTTCATCTCGAAAGAAACGGGTGCTAccattatttgataatgataatactAATGTTAATGGTGGGAAAATTAGGAAAACATTAACAATTGATTATCCAAGTCTTGTGAATGCAGCAAATACTCGAGGTCGAGTACAACGAGCAAGAATGTTAGATGTTTTACGATATTTGGTGTCTTCATTTGATCCTGAAGTTCCTGATAATAGATTACATTTACATCAACGGTTTCAAAAACATTTACTTGCTagtattgataatattagAGATGCAGCAACTTCAGTAGAAGATGTGGCGAAAAATATTGCTTCAGTTCAAAAAGcgaaaaaacaattgagaCAAATGATATTGGATTTAAGAAAAGATCATACTGATATAggtaatcaattgaatgaattacGTCTTCAAGtaacaaataaaaagaaagaaaccGAAAGTTTGAATATGATACATAATCAATTACAAGAAGTTAAAACTTACATTGAAACCCCagataataacaataatgttAAAATCAATGGAAATTTAAGTGCTACTGTCCATATGCAACTTTCATCATTGCAAAAAATTGCCAATCAAACTTCAGGATTACGTCCTACACTTGAAcgaataaacaataaattaGAAACTTTGGATAATAGTATATAA
- a CDS encoding 40S ribosomal protein S12 (Similar to S. cerevisiae RPS12): protein MSDVEQEQIVEEVVVEEQTGAITIEDALKVVLRTSLVHDGLARGLREASKALSKREAQLCVLCDSVTEESIIKLVEALCNEPEEKIPLIKVSDAKLLGEWAGLCQLDRDGNARKVVGASCVVVKNWGADSDERNILLEHFSQQ, encoded by the coding sequence atgtcTGACgttgaacaagaacaaattgttgaagaagttgttgttgaagaacAAACTGGTGCCATCACCATTGAAGATGCTTTAAAAGTTGTTTTAAGAACTTCTTTAGTCCATGATGGTTTAGCTAGAGGTTTAAGAGAAGCTTCTAAAGCTTTATCTAAAAGAGAAGCTCAATTATGTGTTTTATGTGATTCTGTTACTGAAGAatctattattaaattagtTGAAGCTTTATGTAATGAaccagaagaaaaaatccCATTAATTAAAGTTTCTGATGCTAAATTATTAGGTGAATGGGCTGGTTTATGTCAATTAGATAGAGATGGTAATGCTAGAAAAGTTGTTGGTGCCTCTTGTGTCGTTGTTAAAAACTGGGGTGCTGATTCCGATGAAAGAAACATTTTATTGGAACACTTTTCtcaacaataa
- a CDS encoding cell wall protein, putative (Similar to S. cerevisiae MTL1): MKKSTLLIVSIPIVSGLQIKDTVDTTTENTFWYQLFGTPSKTQPAGAALTATTQATQATQAFTPISTIQASDIVLGTTKAVAPVASSSATAAAPWYQGLFAVGRTTLGQITTSSTPISTPTTTTRSTPPPTTTTTNSPTNNNNNNNNINLLGTTSITTRSTPISVSGDNVLTLFGNPNLSIGIDQSNSVPTTTTKTSSSSSSSSSPSSSSSSSSLSNTKSQPTISNDDGNGVLTLFGNSESISDIKTSTQNSGSLTSSSSSSSTSNSNSYSASITSRVNSSSNDNGIKSIPNSSEFLASLINGLGATTNTINNHSSSTTSKYFNSSSITTTIIDTKKLSSSKSIYSNSTISKNSSSSSTSSASKSGGGDGGNLFGSILNSISASKTIAAESTLSTSTTSTTGSTGSDNSNTKDYSSYSGTITSFPSTTGSLTGNGNKLIDNNKYLINIVWTNLILIMIMFFT; encoded by the coding sequence atgaaaaaatcaacattattaattgtatCAATTCCAATAGTTCTGGGATTACAAATTAAAGATACTGTTGATACAACTACAGAAAATACTTTTTGGtatcaattatttggaaCTCCTTCAAAAACTCAACCAGCAGGAGCAGCATTAACAGCTACAACACAAGCAACACAAGCAACACAAGCATTTACTCCAATTTCTACTATTCAAGCTAGTGATATTGTTCTTGGAACAACCAAAGCTGTTGCCCCAgttgcttcttcttcggCAACTGCTGCTGCTCCTTGGTATCAAGGATTATTTGCTGTTGGTCGTACTACATTAGGTCAAATTACAACTTCATCTACTCCTATTTCTACTCCGACTACCACTACCAGatcaacaccaccaccaacaacaacaacaacaaattcaccaactaataataataataataataataatatcaatttattggGAACAACATCTATCACAACTAGATCTACACCAATATCAGTTTCTGGAGATAATGTTTTAACATTATTTGGTAAtccaaatttatcaattggaattgatCAATCTAATTCTgttccaacaacaacaacaaaaacatcatcatcatcatcatcatcatcatctccttcttcttcttcttcatcatcatcattgtcCAATACTAAATCACAACCAACTATTAGTAATGATGATGGCAATGGGGTGTTGACATTATTTGGAAATTCAGAATCAATATCTGATATTAAAACCTCAACACAAAACAGTGGATCATTAACTTCAAGTTCAAGTTCAAGCTCAacttcaaattcaaattcttaTAGTGCAAGTATAACATCAAGAGTTAATTCTAGTTCTAATGATAATGGCATTAAATCTATTCCTAATTCTTCTGAATTTCTTgcatcattaattaatggaTTAGGTGCAACTACAAATACTATTAATAATCATTCAAGTTCTACAacatcaaaatattttaattcaaGTAGTATTACAACTACCATTATTGATACTAagaaattatcatcaagTAAATctatttattcaaattcaaccatttcaaaaaattcttcttcctcctctACTTCTTCTGCTAGTAAgagtggtggtggtgatggaGGAAATTTATTTGGACtgattttaaattcaatttcagcTTCAAAAACCATAGCTGCTGAATCAACTTTAAGTACTAGTACTACTAGCACCACTGGTTCTACTGGTTCTGATAATTCTAATACTAAAGATTATTCAAGTTATTCTGGTACAATTACTTCATTTCCTTCAACTACAGGAAGTTTAActggtaatggtaataaattaattgataataataaatatttgattaatattGTATGgacaaatttgattttaatcaTGATTATGTTTTTCacataa
- the MRS6 gene encoding Rab escort protein, putative (In S. cerevisiae: Rab escort protein, forms a complex with the Ras-like small GTPase Ypt1p that is required for the prenylation of Ypt1p by protein geranylgeranyltransferase type II (Bet2p-Bet4p)), with product MNFSRTERRKSMAERRPSTVYTPPVIPHLAGLEKPQDQYLKMDNCDVLIIGTGLQESILAAALSWQGTQVLHIDNNTYYGDSCSTLTIEQLKKWCGDVNSGKIHHFQDAQIYIPGGKQSNQYTSKDYGIDLTPKIMFCQSDLLSLLIKSRVYRYLEFQSLSNFHVFENDDFQQKVNVTSKQDIFIDKSLSLLTKRYLMKFLKFLLLDSELDYKQRIKPYCRGGNGGGDNDNDTNDCSIQDFLRQEFKLQDPQINELVYSIGLSYKEQTSTKQALIRMKRFLSSFDIYGKFPCMISKFGGPGELSQGFCRSAAVAGTTYKLNTNLIDFDPISKIAHFDDGCHIKINEKIIISPTQLPKFLQSSYNKVIENLQPYYITRLVTVVRRDCKEWMSGNESSAIVVFPPHSLPTDNQYSVQVIIQNGKSGVCPDGQAIWFSSTVEQDLNRAKIDLESAFEKMETSLLRESSEEIVSDILDDNDFIMNNQTGTPILVNSFKLGSSLINFVPKEKLEIVCKLGYIEKTFINPDLSNIFKPTCENNIIYKDVKDANNEIIFTNMPSSELSYDGIITDVKSIYQRITGTIDDFFDVDFEDEEDEYDRNNQPMVQPKKNSVVGGIVGGGGGGGSSITNLTALREQHNEINHNDNAIDSDSDDDDDEEMHDMHDNEEDHGRGPEPFGADEMEL from the coding sequence ATGAACTTTTCTAGAACTGAAAGACGTAAATCAATGGCTGAACGTAGACCAAGTACTGTCTATACTCCACCAGTGATTCCTCATTTAGCAGGATTAGAAAAACCTCAAgatcaatatttaaaaatggaCAATTGTGATGTATTAATTATTGGTACTGGATTACAAGAAAGTATTTTGGCAGCAGCATTATCTTGGCAAGGAACTCAAGTATTacatattgataataatacttATTATGGAGATTCTTGTTCTACTTTAActattgaacaattgaaaaaatggTGTGGTGATGTTAATTCAGGtaaaattcatcattttcaagATGCACAAATTTATATACCTGGAGGTAAACAAAGTAATCAATATACTTCAAAAGATTATGGAATTGATTTAACTCCAAAAATTATGTTTTGTCAAAgtgatttattatctttattaattaaatctcGAGTTTATCGATATTTAGAATTTCAaagtttatcaaattttcatgtttttgaaaatgatgatttccAACAAAAAGTTAATGTTACTAGTAAACAAgatatttttattgataaatcattatcattattaactAAAAGatatttaatgaaatttttgaaatttttattattagattcTGAATTGGATTATAAACAACGAATTAAACCTTATTGTCgtggtggtaatggtggtggtgataatgataatgatactAATGATTGTTCTATACAAGATTTTTTACGTcaagaatttaaattacAAGATCCtcaaattaatgaattggtTTATTCTATTGGATTAAGTTATAAAGAACAAACTTCTACTAAACAAGCATTAATTAGAATGAAAAGATTTTTAAGTtcatttgatatttatGGGAAATTTCCTTGTATGATATCTAAATTTGGTGGTCCTGGAGAATTACTGCAAGGATTTTGTCGAAGTGCAGCAGTTGCTGGTACAacttataaattaaatactaatttaattgattttgatccAATTTCTAAAATTGCTCATTTTGATGATGGTTGTcatattaaaattaatgaaaaaattataatttctCCAACTCAATTACCAAAATTTTTACAATCTTCTTATAATAAAGTCattgaaaatttacaaCCTTATTATATCACAAGATTAGTTACAGTTGTTCGTCGAGATTGTAAAGAATGGATGTCAGGTAATGAATCACTGGCTATAGTTGTTTTCCCTCCTCATTCATTACCAACTGATAATCAATATTCAGTACAAGTAATTATACAAAATGGTAAATCTGGAGTTTGTCCTGATGGTCAAGCCATTTGGTTTAGTAGTACAGTTGAACAAGATTTAAATCGAgctaaaattgatttagaatcagcttttgaaaaaatggAAACTTCATTATTAAGAGAAAGTTCAGAAGAAATTGTTTCTGATATATtagatgataatgattttattatgAATAATCAAACTGGTACACCAATTTTagttaattcatttaaattaggttcttcattaattaattttgttcctaaagaaaaattagaaattgtttgtaaattaggttatattgaaaaaacttTTATTAATCctgatttatcaaatatttttaaaccAACTTgtgaaaataatattatttataaagaTGTTAAAGATgctaataatgaaattatattCACTAATATGCCAAGTTCAGAATTAAGTTATGATGGTATTATAACTGATGTTAAATCTATTTATCAAAGAATTACCGGTactattgatgattttttcgatgttgattttgaagatgaagaagatgaataTGATAGAAATAATCAACCTATGGttcaaccaaaaaaaaattcagtTGTTGGTGGGATTGTTGGAGGaggaggtggtggtggttcCTCTATTACTAATCTTACAGCACTTCGAGAACAacataatgaaattaatcaTAATGATAATGCAATTGATAGTGATagcgatgatgatgatgatgaagaaatgcATGATATGcatgataatgaagaagatcATGGAAGAGGTCCAGAACCATTTGGTGCTGATGAAATGGAACTTTAA
- a CDS encoding WRY family protein, putative (Similar to Candida albicans WRY4) yields the protein MDQLLHLFNHQYLDSSSIKLSLRRKRKLTIFGLFLFSLISLMIIITYSNNNILPGLSNSDYYSSSSTSSSSSTSKEENKFQEKIHQHQTTKPGKRTIIFPNNFNHHNHNGGDRNLVEYYVKNMEQALDPEDLIYRNRFTYKLPTIPYNEQTIEMFNDGGDNSNIDTCPKMSTTIKIESSSVINKNGDLKKILKTFLQEDSFYYKELSPFFPDLKKHFDEDTINKHWYQFIGSTVWLEQYGVHLMVSRIIYTEKDQGSPKFSLAYLQIFDKNWQEMDNVELIVPNPSKKINSINSIEKNGGHYDYGYKSVLYPTIAHIPVYHNSKQIGGRFYGIEDPRIVLIKTSFGYEEPVLIYNSYHRKISEKIFNNDQEGKINFNNYRSLFIGWLWKTQLGKKHVEELPNNEFKKNEYIKIKEFIKPNNHRSNTEKNWAFFINYQERLKNGFDSYVYFANQLKNLKILKCPIINDEDNDNDEDTCEWEYQLDDYEGAGVLHGGTELININQLLNQYNYQELNSIKDLIPNDRQFWVGFARASIKDCGCGSRMYRPNLLVLMKDGNTNSNTNSNSNYKIAYISSFVDLGIEVLPWDLNKGLCEHYNLIIPNGISSWTIEKDSKIKNKNKNKNNQIMDYMAFTISRRDATVDIVYIKGLLKALFSGESGKHLLAIEQSGFKSVNNIDCALKNSEKFCKIYGEKFKIDQQQQQQEQEKENNQQQQQQ from the coding sequence atggatcaattattacatttatttaatcatcaatatttagattcttcttcaattaaattatcattacgACGGAAACGGAAATTGACCATTTTTGGTCTTTtcttattttcattaatatctttaatgataataataacttattctaataataatatcttACCAGGATTATCAAATTctgattattattcttcttcttcaacttcaagTTCAAGTTCAACttcaaaagaagaaaataaatttcaagaaaaaattcatcaacatcaaacTACTAAACCAGGTAAAAGAACAATTATTTTCcctaataattttaatcatcataatcataatggTGGTGATCGTAATTTAGTTGAATATTATGTTAAAAATATGGAACAAGCTTTAGATCCAgaagatttaatttatcGTAATCGATTCACTTATAAATTACCAACAATTCCTTATAATGAACAAACCATTGAAATGTTTAATGATGGAGGtgataatagtaatattgATACTTGTCCTAAAAtgtcaacaacaattaaaattgaatcatcatcagtaattaataaaaatggtgatttaaaaaaaattttgaaaacttttttaCAAGAAGATagtttttattataaaGAATTATCACCATTTTTCCctgatttaaaaaaacattttgatgaagatactattaataaacattggtatcaatttattggatCAACTGTATGGTTAGAACAATATGGTGTTCATTTAATGGtatcaagaattatttatacTGAAAAAGATCAAGGACTGccaaaattttctttagcttatttacaaatttttgataaaaattgGCAAGAAATGGATAatgttgaattaattgttcCTAATCCttctaaaaaaattaattccattaattccattgaaaaaaatgggGGACATTATGATTATGGTTATAAATCTGTTTTATATCCTACTATTGCTCATATACCAGTTTATCATAATTCTAAACAAATTGGGGGGAGATTTTATGGAATTGAAGATCCAAGAATTGtattaattaaaacatCATTTGGTTATGAAGAACCagtattaatttataattcttATCATAGAAAAATTCtggaaaaaatttttaataatgatcaaGAAggtaaaataaattttaataattatcgttcattatttattggatgGTTATGGAAAACTCAATTAGGTAAAAAACATGTTGAAGAATTaccaaataatgaatttaaaaaaaatgaatatattaaaattaaagaatttattaaaccAAATAATCATCGAAGTAAtactgaaaaaaattgggcattttttataaattatcaagaaaGATTAAAAAATGGATTTGATTCTTATGTTTATTTTgctaatcaattgaaaaatttaaaaattttaaaatgtCCCATTATAAATGATGAggataatgataatgatgaggATACATGTGAATGGGAATATCAATTAGATGATTATGAAGGAGCAGGAGTATTACATGGTGGAAcagaattaattaatattaatcaacttttaaatcaatataattatcaagaattaaattcTATAAAAGATTTAATTCCTAATGATAGACAATTTTGGGTAGGATTTGCTCGTGCAAGTATTAAAgattgtggttgtggttcAAGAATGTATCGACCAaatttattagtattaatGAAAGATGGTAATACTAACAGTAACACTAACAGTAACTCTAATTATAAAATTGCTTATATATCttcatttgttgatttagGAATTGAAGTTTTACCTTGGGATTTAAATAAAGGATTATGTGAAcattataatttaattatacCTAATGGAATTTCTTCTTggacaattgaaaaagattctaaaattaaaaataaaaataaaaataaaaataatcaaataatggaTTATATGGCTTTTACAATATCTAGACGTGATGCTActgttgatattgtttatattaAAGGATTATTAAAAGCATTATTTTCTGGTGAATCTGGTAAACATTTATTAGCAATTGAACAATCAGGTTTTAAACTggtaaataatattgattgtgctttaaaaaattccgaaaaattttgtaaaatttatggtgaaaaatttaaaattgatcaacaacaacaacaacaagaacaagaaaaagaaaataaccaacaacaacaacaacaataa
- a CDS encoding zinc finger-containing transcription factor, putative (spliced gene), producing the protein MSKKRTTIKRSRNGCLSCKKLRIKCNESKPTCEYCLHTNRECIYTIPKLQEYLDTFSTSLEILEAISTSDQLLLLSTTTTTTTTLITEYSLPIEKDYLYRELILTQPTSILGISKFELKLLKFYDYKCISNFFSYNNNQQIHNTWKYKIPQLFNQSKLIKNSIFALTSMILQSTLININFNDYLQINQIENNLFNSTLQYFFNVLNQTKSIINNNNKEDDDDDANFIDFQNVITAKELTVSSTILFTMLAINPNKLLPLISFDQSQSDFLSISKGIVLIITKSSPIIFGSDLIGIIYYGTLNGINPPNLNNPISPIIKNLIDELNKNYHHHQCYQCYHQCYHHQCYQYKAKYEIFYETLDILNKGIYATQFFEFPVPFFRWINLISDDFRKLLYEKDKYSIKLLYIFSILCLYSGFYLNDEMNIWKDFIDWYINNQQQQQEEEAQEAQQGGQFEFSMDKKLYQLIILEKKRCDKFKDFAKFDL; encoded by the exons atgtctaaaaaaagaacaacaataaaacgATCAAGAAATGGTTGTTTAAGTTGTAAAAAATTACGTATCAAA TGTAATGAATCAAAACCAACATGTGAATATTGTTTACATACTAATCGAGAATGTATTTATACAATTCCTAAATTACAAGAATATCTTGATACtttttcaacatcattAGAAATATTAGAAGCAATACTGACATCggatcaattattattattatcaacaacaacaacaacaacaacaaccttAATTACAGAATATTCTTtaccaattgaaaaagattattTATATCGAGAATTAATTTTAACTCAACCAACAAGTATTTTAGGtatatcaaaatttgaattaaaattattaaaattttatgattataaatgtatatcaaattttttttcttataataataatcaacaaattcataATACTTGGAAATATAAAATTCCTCAATTATTTAATCAAagtaaattaattaaaaatagtATATTTGCTTTAACTTCAATGATTTTACAATCaactttaattaatataaattttaatgattatttacaaattaatcaaattgaaaataatttatttaattcaactttacaatattttttcaatgttttaaatcaaacaaaatcaatcatcaacaacaacaacaaagaagatgatgatgatgatgctaattttattgattttcaaaatgtTATAACTGCAAAAGAATTGACAGTTTCTAGtacaatattatttacaaTGTTAGCAATTAATcctaataaattattaccattaatatcatttgATCAATCACAATCtgattttttatcaatttcaaaaggtatagtattaataattaCTAAATCTAGTCCAATTATATTTGGTTCTGATTTAATTGgaattatatattatgGAACTTTAAATGGTATTAATCCAcctaatttaaataatcctATTTCTCctataataaaaaatttaattgatgaactcaacaaaaattatcaccatcaccaaTGTTACCAATGTTACCACCAAtgttaccaccaccaatgtTACCAATATAAAGCAAAATATGAAATCTTTTATGAAACATTAGatatattaaataaagGAATTTATGCAactcaattttttgaattccCCGTACCATTTTTCCGATggataaatttaatatcGGATGATTTCcgaaaattattatatgaaaaagataaatatagtattaaattattatatatattttctattttatgTTTATATTCTggattttatttaaatgatgaaatgAATATTTGGAAAGATTTTATAGATTGGTATATTAataaccaacaacaacaacaagaagaagaagcacAAGAAGCACAACAAGGAGgacaatttgaattttcaaTGGATAAgaaattatatcaattgataatattggaGAAAAAACGATGtgataaatttaaagaTTTTGCTAAATTTGATCTATAA
- a CDS encoding bifunctional dehydrogenase/ferrochelatase, putative (Similar to S. cerevisiae MET8;~In S. cerevisiae: involved in the biosynthesis of siroheme, a prosthetic group used by sulfite reductase; required for sulfate assimilation and methionine biosynthesis) — protein MSSETKGSLLLAWQVKDKHCLVIGAGDVALSRIHHLIKAQAKITVVTGSSKIHPQIIELNNQNKFHNFFQRDYQSNDLTIYENINSTITDLDMINPENYNLIDQQIYQEIFAIVCCCIDDYELSTKIYYQCKYLRIPVNIADKPPLCDFYFGSMINQDNLQIMISTNGKSPRLSRMIKDNIAKEFENVNLNQAVENLGLIRSRLREMILIDDDLTTIDTRMTWIKNLTDFFTLKQWSEINLIPPSSTPPFDNRFQYVDNIINYFPDYPPKDYEEFKDAIIR, from the coding sequence atgTCTTCTGAAACAAAAGGATCATTACTTTTAGCATGGCAAGTTAAAGACAAACATTGTCTTGTAATAGGAGCAGGTGATGTTGCATTATCACGgattcatcatttaattaaagCTCAAGCAAAAATCACTGTGGTTACTGGACTGTCAAAAATTCATCCccaaattattgaattaaataatcaaaataaattcCATAATTTTTTCCAAAGAGATTATCAATCTAATGATTTAACTATATatgaaaatataaattcaacaattactGATTTAGATATGATTAATCCtgaaaattataatttaattgatcaacaaaTATATCAAGAAATATTTGCTATTGtatgttgttgtattgatgattatgaattatcaacaaaaatttattatcaatgtAAATATCTTCGTATTCCAGTAAATATAGCTGATAAACCTCCTTTATgtgatttttattttggatcaatgataaatcaagataatttacaaattaTGATTAGTACTAATGGGAAATCTCCTCGATTATCAAGAATGATTAAAGATAATATAgctaaagaatttgaaaatgttaatttaaatcaagCTGTGGAAAATTTAGGATTAATAAGAAGTAGATTACGagaaatgattttaattgatgatgatttaactACTATAGATACAAGAATGACATggattaaaaatttaactGATTTTTTCACATTAAAACAATGGAgtgaaataaatttaattccACCAAGTTCTACTCCTCCTTTTGATAATAGATTTCAAtatgttgataatattattaattatttccCTGATTATCCACCTAAAGATTATGAAGAATTTAAAGATGCTATAATTAGATAG